One Malus sylvestris chromosome 14, drMalSylv7.2, whole genome shotgun sequence DNA segment encodes these proteins:
- the LOC126600919 gene encoding aluminum-activated malate transporter 10-like, whose translation MAQEKEAIGAMEWKIKMAGGSSESLAPTRARGCPGIAWLALKGLVVGLVMKVWNFLKKAWDMGHNEPRKVIHCLKVGVALTVVSLFYAMRPLYKDVGGNAIWAVMTVVVVLENTVGATLSKSINRIFGTFLAGFLAIGIHCIADRFGKDIEHFITGFSVFLLASAATFSRFIPSVKARFDYGAMIFILTFSLISVSGYRVDQLFDLAKHRMSTIIIGTSLCIVITMIICPIWAGEELYMLITRNMETLANSLDGCVADYFNNSGGFAGDKESDNKLLGYKCVLGSKATEESMANFARWEPAHGRFNFLHPWKQYLKIGALMRDCAYCIEALNSCVNSENEVSELTKTHISNTAIKVSSDSSMVIKELARTMKTMKKSSAIDLLVGEMNNSVLELQEDLKSLPKLFINPQPLLQEPESPENNNKTKAEAAAVALMDIIPLGTLTSLLIEIVARIEGMVSAVQELAKLAEFKAVGDRKANQNQTTNKVIPDQSALQRV comes from the exons ATGGCTCAGGAGAAGGAAGCGATTGGCGCAATGGAGTGGAAGATAAAAATGGCTGGCGGGTCATCTGAAAGTTTGGCTCCCACCAGAGCACGAGGGTGCCCCGGCATAGCCTGGCTTGCATTAAAGGGTCTGGTTGTAGGATTGGTTATGAAAGTATGGAACTTTCTGAAGAAAGCTTGGGACATGGGACACAATGAGCCTAGAAAGGTGATCCATTGCCTCAAAGTTGGGGTGGCCCTCACAGTTGTCTCACTCTTTTACGCCATGAGACCTCTATATAAAGATGTGGGAGGAAATGCCATATGGGCAGTTATGACAGTTGTGGTTGTCCTTGAAAATACCGTTG GTGCAACATTAAGTAAAAGTATAAACAGGATTTTTGGAACATTTCTCGCTGGATTTCTTGCCATCGGCATCCATTGTATTGCGGATCGATTCGGGAAAGATATTGAGCATTTCATCACTGGATTTTCAGTTTTCTTATTAG CTTCTGCAGCAACCTTCTCGAGATTTATACCGTCGGTGAAAGCCCGATTTGATTACGgtgccatgatcttcatcctCACATTCAGCTTAATTTCGGTGTCGGGTTACCGGGTGGATCAGTTATTCGACCTGGCCAAACATAGAATGTCGACTATCATCATTGGAACTTCCTTGTGCATTGTCATAACCATGATCATTTGCCCCATTTGGGCTGGGGAGGAACTCTACATGCTCATCACTCGGAACATGGAAACGCTTGCCAATTCCTTAGACG GTTGTGTGGCAGATTATTTCAATAATAGTGGAGGCTTTGCTGGTGACAAAGAATCTGACAATAAATTGCTTGGCTACAAGTGTGTTTTGGGTTCAAAGGCAACAGAAGAATCCATG GCCAATTTTGCTAGATGGGAGCCGGCACACGGCCGATTCAACTTCCTGCATCCATGGAAGCAATACCTTAAAATCGGGGCATTAATGCGTGACTGCGCTTATTGCATTGAGGCGCTCAACAGTTGTGTCAATTCCGAAAATGAG GTATCTGAGCTCACAAAGACGCATATCAGCAACACTGCCATAAAAGTAAGCTCAGACTCCTCAATGGTGATAAAAGAACTAGCAAGGACTATGAAAACAATGAAGAAATCATCTGCAATAGATCTCCTAGTGGGAGAAATGAACAATTCAGTTTTGGAGCTCCAAGAGGACTTGAAATCTCTTCCTAAATTATTCATTAATCCACAGCCGCTTCTGCAAGAACCCGAAAGTCCTGAAAACAACAATAAAACAAAAGCAGAAGCAGCAGCAGTTGCTCTCATGGACATAATTCCACTTGGGACTTTAACTTCTCTGCTGATTGAGATTGTTGCTAGGATTGAAGGCATGGTTAGTGCAGTTCAAGAGCTGGCAAAGCTGGCCGAATTCAAGGCAGTCGGCGATCGGAAGGCGAATCAGAATCAGACTACTAACAAAGTTATACCAGATCAAAGTGCCCTCCAAAGGGTTTGA
- the LOC126600205 gene encoding plant UBX domain-containing protein 10-like, translated as MVDANDKLAYFQAITGLEDPDLCEEILTAHGWDLELAISSFTTTANHTPSPEDPSAAGTTSIVSDFGGGDGLRSIPQPSHQSGQSSNAVAAPGFAWRIITLPISVISGSLGLISGAVGLGLWAAGGVLSYSLGMIGLRAGRDGEASAQLLSVPAVGNEAVQFVARFEQDFGTRRPNFVSEGFVDALQRSRNSFKLLFVYLHSPDHPDTPSFCERTLCSEMLVAYINENFVSWGGSIRASEGFKMSNSLKASRYPFCAVVMAATNQRIVLLQQVEGPKSPEEMLSILNRVVEESASVLGAARHEAEQRRINIRLREEQDAAYRAALEADQARENQRREEQERLEREAAEAERKRKEEEEARERAAQEAAEKEAALARMRQEKALSLGAEPEKGPDVTQVVVRFPTGQRKERRFHSTALIQSLYDFVDSMGCVDAENYSLVSNFPRVVYGPEKLSLSLKEAGLHPQASLFLELNS; from the exons ATGGTCGATGCGAACGACAAGTTAGCGTATTTCCAAGCGATCACAGGCCTCGAAGACCCCGACTTGTGCGAGGAGATTCTCACCGCCCATGGCTGGGACCTCGAGCTCGCGATCTCCTCCTTCACCACCACCGCGAACCATACGCCTTCGCCGGAAGATCCATCTGCCGCCGGAACCACCTCCATAGTCTCCGATTTCGGCGGTGGGGACGGCCTTCGCTCCATTCCCCAACCGTCGCACCAGTCCGGACAGTCGTCAAACGCGGTCGCAGCACCCGGTTTTGCTTGGAGAATCATCACTCTGCCTATATCGGTTATTTCTGGTAGTCTAGGGTTGATTTCTGGGGCGGTTGGGCTCGGGTTGTGGGCCGCCGGTGGAGTGCTATCGTACTCGCTCGGAATGATTGGGCTCAGGGCTGGTCGGGACGGTGAGGCCTCTGCCCAATTACTGTCGGTGCCGGCGGTGGGGAATGAAGCAGTGCAGTTTGTAGCGAGGTTTGAGCAGGATTTTGGGACGAGGAGGCCGAATTTTGTCAGCGAAGGGTTTGTGGACGCCCTGCAGAGGTCGAGAAACTCGTTCAAGCTGTTGTTCGTCTACTTGCACTCGCCAGACCATCCTGATACGCCGTCGTTTTGTGAGAGGACTCTGTGCTCTGAGATGTTGGTGGCTTATATCAATGAGAATTTCGTGTCGTGGGGAGGGAGCATTCGGGCAAGTGAAGGCTTCAAGATGAGTAATAGTCTGAAGGCCTCGAGATACCCCTTCTGTGCCGTCGTTATGGCTGCCACGAACCAGAGGATCGTACTGCTTCAGCAG GTTGAAGGGCCAAAGTCTCCTGAAGAAATGCTGTCAATACTAAACAGAGTAGTTGAAGAAAGTGCTTCTGTTCTTGGTGCAGCAAGGCATGAGGCAGAACAAAGGAGAATCAACATTCGCTTAAGGGAGGAGCAAGATGCTGCTTATAGAGCAGCACTTGAAGCTGATCAG GCGAGGGAAAACCAGAGGAGGGAAGAGCAAGAACGTCTAGAAAGAGAAGCTGCTGAAGCTGAACGGAAgcgcaaggaagaagaagaggctcGTGAAAGAGCAGCACAGGAAGCTGCGGAGAAAGAGGCTGCACTAGCTAGGATGCGGCAGGAGAAAGCCTTGTCACTTGGTGCCGAACCTGAAAAAGGACCTGATGTTACACAG GTTGTGGTTCGGTTCCCAACTGGACAACGCAAGGAAAGGAGATTCCACAGCACTGCATTAATCCAAAGTCTCTATGATTTTGTTGATTCTATGGGTTGTGTTGATGCTGAGAACTACAGTTTGGTGTCGAACTTCCCTCGGGTTGTATATGGACCAGAGAAGTTGTCTTTATCCTTGAAAGAAGCAGGATTGCATCCACAGGCCAGCCTTTTTCTGGAGCTGAATTCTTGA
- the LOC126600020 gene encoding serine/threonine-protein kinase WNK8-like isoform X1: protein MDSCSGFVGGNSACDDGGVVEKDPTGQYLRYDEFLGRGAFKTAYKAFDEEEGIEVAWCQVNIEEVLQSPEQLERLYSEVHLLKSLKHKNIVKFHNSWVDDKNKTINIITELFTSGSLRQYRKKHKNVDMKAIKNWARQILRGLHYLHSHNPPIIHRDLKCDNIFVNGNTGEIKIGDLGLAIVMQQPTAHSVIGTPEFMAPELYDEEYNELVDIYSFGMCMLEMVTCEYPYSECKNPAQIYKKVTSGVKPASLSKVDNPQIKEFIEKCLVPASMRLSAVELLKDPFLATDNLKEPNCIPSQLEKLVNLPQPEACPMDVDTNYQKSSSGFCRRSTNEISNPSVLELQSFTENNEFRLKAEKNSDRTVSLTLRIADTCGRVRNIHFEFYLDSDTAISIAGEMVEQLDLPHEDVSVIAELIDNLIMKLVPGWKPSSEGSSCGTNSSCVDHAALQNVLSHVAHAEDRDNQSSMISDTSVTSAEHGVPTASGASNVKVMESAKYSSDECCKASDGYASSPDCMVKGVVKEKSYEADSGDSFVMNEACTDMSSICSLSELSLANKDGYGELKGELDAIDMHYRRCLVELLRSREEEIRSAKKRWIEKKKIAVN, encoded by the exons ATGGATTCCTGTAGTGGTTTTGTTGGTGGAAATTCTGCTTGCGACGATGGTGGCGTTGTGGAGAAAGATCCGACTGGGCAATACTTGCGG TATGACGAATTTTTGGGGAGGGGAGCATTCAAGACTGC ATACAAGGCATTCGATGAGGAAGAAGGAATAGAAGTAGCTTGGTGCCAAGTGAATATCGAGGAGGTGTTGCAGTCTCCGGAACAGTTGGAGAGATTGTATTCCGAGGTTCATCTGCTGAAGTcattaaagcataaaaacattGTCAAGTTCCATAACTCATGGGTGGATGATAAGAACAAGACCATCAACATAATAACAGAGTTGTTCACTTCCGGGAGTTTGAGGCA GTACCGAAAGAAGCATAAGAATGTTGATATGAAGGCCATTAAGAACTGGGCAAGGCAGATTCTTCGAGGCTTGCATTATCTGCATTCTCACAATCCTCCAATTATTCATAGAGATTTGAAATGCGACAACATATTTGTCAATGGAAATACTGGAGAAATTAAAATCGGAGATCTCGGATTGGCTATTGTCATGCAGCAGCCTACTGCTCATAGTGTTATTGGCACCCCTGAATTCATGGCTCCAGAGCTTTATGACGAGGAATACAATGAATTAGTCGACATCTATTCTTTTGGCATGTGCATGTTAGAAATGGTGACTTGTGAATACCCTTATAGTGAATGTAAAAATCCAGCACAAATTTATAAGAAGGTTACCTCT GGTGTAAAGCCCGCTTCACTCAGTAAAGTGGACAATCCACAAATCAAGGAGTTCATAGAGAAGTGTCTAGTTCCAGCATCTATGAGATTAAGTGCAGTTGAACTCTTGAAAGATCCATTCCTTGCAACTGACAATTTGAAGGAGCCCAATTGTATTCCTTCACAATTAGAAAAGTTGGTGAACTTGCCACAGCCTGAAGCATGTCCTATGGACGTAGATACTAACTACCAGAAGTCCTCCTCTGGATTTTGTAGGAGAAGTACCAATGAAATATCGAATCCATCGGTTCTGGAGTTACAGAGTTTCACTGAGAATAACGAGTTCAGGTTAAAAGCGGAGAAAAATTCTGATAGGACCGTCTCTTTAACTTTGCGCATTGCTGATACATGTG GTCGTGTGAGGAATATCCATTTTGAGTTCTATCTTGATTCCGATACTGCAATTTCAATTGCTGGGGAGATGGTTGAGCAACTTGATCTTCCACATGAAGATGTCTCTGTCATAGCTGAGTTAATTGATAACTTGATCATGAAGCTTGTACCCGGCTGGAAACCTTCATCAGAAGGTTCATCGTGTGGAACAAATAGTTCATGTGTTGATCATGCTGCACTGCAAAATGTTCTCTCACATGTTGCACACGCGGAGGACCGAGATAACCAATCATCAATGATTTCAGATACTTCGGTTACCTCAGCTGAGCATGGTGTTCCTACTGCCTCAGGGGCCAGTAATGTCAAAGTTATGGAGTCGGCTAAATATAGTTCCGATGAGTGCTGTAAAGCTTCAGATGGTTACGCTTCCAGTCCAGATTGTATGGTTAAGGGTGTGGTCAAGGAGAAGAGTTACGAAGCTGATTCTGGTGATTCATTTGTGATGAACGAGGCATGCACCGACATGTCAAGCATTTGTTCCTTATCTGAGCTGTCTCTAGCCAACAAAGATGGGTACGGTGAGCTAAAGGGGGAGCTTGATGCTATTGACATGCACTATCGTCGATGCCTTGTCGAACTCTTGAGGTCGAGGGAAGAAGAAATTCGGAGTGCAAAGAAGAGGTGgatagagaaaaagaaaatagctgTTAATTGA
- the LOC126600020 gene encoding serine/threonine-protein kinase WNK8-like isoform X2, protein MVALWRKIRLGNTCGYKAFDEEEGIEVAWCQVNIEEVLQSPEQLERLYSEVHLLKSLKHKNIVKFHNSWVDDKNKTINIITELFTSGSLRQYRKKHKNVDMKAIKNWARQILRGLHYLHSHNPPIIHRDLKCDNIFVNGNTGEIKIGDLGLAIVMQQPTAHSVIGTPEFMAPELYDEEYNELVDIYSFGMCMLEMVTCEYPYSECKNPAQIYKKVTSGVKPASLSKVDNPQIKEFIEKCLVPASMRLSAVELLKDPFLATDNLKEPNCIPSQLEKLVNLPQPEACPMDVDTNYQKSSSGFCRRSTNEISNPSVLELQSFTENNEFRLKAEKNSDRTVSLTLRIADTCGRVRNIHFEFYLDSDTAISIAGEMVEQLDLPHEDVSVIAELIDNLIMKLVPGWKPSSEGSSCGTNSSCVDHAALQNVLSHVAHAEDRDNQSSMISDTSVTSAEHGVPTASGASNVKVMESAKYSSDECCKASDGYASSPDCMVKGVVKEKSYEADSGDSFVMNEACTDMSSICSLSELSLANKDGYGELKGELDAIDMHYRRCLVELLRSREEEIRSAKKRWIEKKKIAVN, encoded by the exons ATGGTGGCGTTGTGGAGAAAGATCCGACTGGGCAATACTTGCGG ATACAAGGCATTCGATGAGGAAGAAGGAATAGAAGTAGCTTGGTGCCAAGTGAATATCGAGGAGGTGTTGCAGTCTCCGGAACAGTTGGAGAGATTGTATTCCGAGGTTCATCTGCTGAAGTcattaaagcataaaaacattGTCAAGTTCCATAACTCATGGGTGGATGATAAGAACAAGACCATCAACATAATAACAGAGTTGTTCACTTCCGGGAGTTTGAGGCA GTACCGAAAGAAGCATAAGAATGTTGATATGAAGGCCATTAAGAACTGGGCAAGGCAGATTCTTCGAGGCTTGCATTATCTGCATTCTCACAATCCTCCAATTATTCATAGAGATTTGAAATGCGACAACATATTTGTCAATGGAAATACTGGAGAAATTAAAATCGGAGATCTCGGATTGGCTATTGTCATGCAGCAGCCTACTGCTCATAGTGTTATTGGCACCCCTGAATTCATGGCTCCAGAGCTTTATGACGAGGAATACAATGAATTAGTCGACATCTATTCTTTTGGCATGTGCATGTTAGAAATGGTGACTTGTGAATACCCTTATAGTGAATGTAAAAATCCAGCACAAATTTATAAGAAGGTTACCTCT GGTGTAAAGCCCGCTTCACTCAGTAAAGTGGACAATCCACAAATCAAGGAGTTCATAGAGAAGTGTCTAGTTCCAGCATCTATGAGATTAAGTGCAGTTGAACTCTTGAAAGATCCATTCCTTGCAACTGACAATTTGAAGGAGCCCAATTGTATTCCTTCACAATTAGAAAAGTTGGTGAACTTGCCACAGCCTGAAGCATGTCCTATGGACGTAGATACTAACTACCAGAAGTCCTCCTCTGGATTTTGTAGGAGAAGTACCAATGAAATATCGAATCCATCGGTTCTGGAGTTACAGAGTTTCACTGAGAATAACGAGTTCAGGTTAAAAGCGGAGAAAAATTCTGATAGGACCGTCTCTTTAACTTTGCGCATTGCTGATACATGTG GTCGTGTGAGGAATATCCATTTTGAGTTCTATCTTGATTCCGATACTGCAATTTCAATTGCTGGGGAGATGGTTGAGCAACTTGATCTTCCACATGAAGATGTCTCTGTCATAGCTGAGTTAATTGATAACTTGATCATGAAGCTTGTACCCGGCTGGAAACCTTCATCAGAAGGTTCATCGTGTGGAACAAATAGTTCATGTGTTGATCATGCTGCACTGCAAAATGTTCTCTCACATGTTGCACACGCGGAGGACCGAGATAACCAATCATCAATGATTTCAGATACTTCGGTTACCTCAGCTGAGCATGGTGTTCCTACTGCCTCAGGGGCCAGTAATGTCAAAGTTATGGAGTCGGCTAAATATAGTTCCGATGAGTGCTGTAAAGCTTCAGATGGTTACGCTTCCAGTCCAGATTGTATGGTTAAGGGTGTGGTCAAGGAGAAGAGTTACGAAGCTGATTCTGGTGATTCATTTGTGATGAACGAGGCATGCACCGACATGTCAAGCATTTGTTCCTTATCTGAGCTGTCTCTAGCCAACAAAGATGGGTACGGTGAGCTAAAGGGGGAGCTTGATGCTATTGACATGCACTATCGTCGATGCCTTGTCGAACTCTTGAGGTCGAGGGAAGAAGAAATTCGGAGTGCAAAGAAGAGGTGgatagagaaaaagaaaatagctgTTAATTGA